The genomic window GCGCCCAGGCAGTCGTGCAAAGCGTGAGTGCTGCGACAGTGATCAGCGTTTTGAACTTCATTCCCGCAAGTCTAGCAGCGATAAGGTGGCATGGCTAAAAGTCATCAAAACTGGGCGGTCAGCCGCGCGCCTACTGTCACACCGGTTGACCGTGCGGCGACTGCGCTGTCGACCACCTGAACATTGCCGCTGATCGCGAACTGTTTGTGGAATTGATAGGTGTAGAACGCTTCCATGCCGACCTCATCCTCAATCCCCAGACGAAAGGCGATGTCATCGACAAGCTCGTTGGTGAGCGAATAGCTGAAGGCGGCAATGCCAAAGCGGTCTTGCGGGCGGAAACGCGGGTTTCCTGACATGCCCAAATAGCCTGAGTAGTCAAGGAAGGTTGGATCGCCCGCCGAGGCCTGGAACCGTGCCATGATGCCCCAGCCTTTGCCGGGCGCTTCGGGGTAGGTTTCGATGAATTGATAGCCGGACAATTGCACCGCAAGCTCGCCGCTTTCATCGCCGAACGACCCGCCTGCAGGCGGGGTAAGTGCGGCGGGCAGGATGTCGCGGGCAAAGTCATCGCGGTTCGAACCCAGAAGTACGGCGGTGTAAAACCCCGGCTTGCCGCCGACTTTGGGCATGAAGGTCGCACCCGCCAGAAACATGACGCCATTGTCAAACGGGTCTTCCAGCCCGCTGCGTTGATATTGGGAATCGACGTCGAACACCCACAATCGGTAAATCACCTTATTGGTCGGCACATTCAGCATCGCACCTGTCACCGTATTGGGCGCAATGCCTGACGGCGGAAGGACAAAGCCAAGGTTTTGAAAACCAATGTGGCCGTTGCTTTGGATGATCGGGATTTTGCGGGTCTGTTCGAGCAGGTTGAGCTTGCCCACCTCAAGCGCTGCGCCGCTGTCCCATTTGTATTCAAGGCTTGCGCTTACATCGAACCTGCCCCGGTCACCGGGCTGAAACATCAGGGCGTTGTTGGGGATGAGGCCGATCTCGCCAATCGTATCCTCGCCCCAGCGATATTCTGGGCGCAGTTTCAAAGACAGGTTTGACGGGCCACCAAACGCAGAGGAACGCAGCCTGAAATAGCCATCCACCCGTCCCCCATATTGCGCGACCGTGCGGGCATCGCCGGCAATGGGCGCTTCGAGGAATTGCGAGGCGAGAACTTCGAGCTCGAAGTCTTTCGGGCCGTTTTGTTTTGTGCCGGGAGTGTGAGCGACAACCGTTGCCGGTGGATATGAGGGGGCAGCCGGTACAGCAAGAGCCGGGTCACCCTCGCTCATTGGCGGGGCCTCTATCTGTGAACTTTGACTTTGTGCAAGAGCGCCGCTCGCCGCAAGACCGACGCACATACCGAAAATGCCGCGCGCTGCACCCGCGCATTGACGGCCAATCTTCATCTGAATTTTCTTCCTGTCCCCGAAAGACGCATCTTACGTGCGCCTTTATTTCACCGTGAATTGAAGGAGATGCAGTAATATTACAGATGAAATCAAGCAGGGTGACGCAATTGTGCCCTGTTTGAATTCTTAAGTGTCTTTTGGGTACTAGGGCAAAAGCACTAGTACCGCGATCATCGCGGAAGTTCGCTGACGCCCATAAGCGCTTCGTCAACAGCGCGAGCGCACTGGCGACCTTCGCGGATGGCCCAGACCACAAGGCTCTGACCACGGCGCATATCCCCGCAGGCAAAGACATTTTCGACGCTGGTGGCGTAGCTTTGCGTATCCGCTGCAACATTGCCGCGCTGATCCAGATCCACACCTGACTGGTCGAGAAGGCCAGCCTTGACCGGCCCGACAAAACCCATGGCAAGGAAGATAAGGTCGGCTTTAAGCGTAAACTCGCTGCCAACGATCTCGCGCATCTGTTGCTGGCCGTTTTCGTCCTTCACCCACTCAACGCGCGCACACTCAAGCCCAGTGACTTTCTCGCCATCGCCCACCACGCGTTTGGTCAGTACGGCCCAGTCACGCTCCACACCTTCTTCATGGCTCGACGAAGTGCGCAGCTTCAATGGCCAATGCGGCCAGGTCATCGCCTTGTCCTCTTTTTCAGGAGGCTTGGGCATGATCTCAAGCTGAGTGACCGAGGCAGCGCCCTGACGATTGGAGGTGCCAACACAATCAGAACCCGTGTCACCGCCGCCAATGACGATGACGTGCTTGCCTGTGGCCTTTAAGCTTCCGCGAGGGGCCGCACGGCTTTCCTCATCGCCCGCATTGCGCTTGTTCTGCTGAGTCAGGAATTCCATCGCGAGGCGAACGCCGTTCAATTCCGCGCCCGGAATTTCCAATTGGCGCGCGTTTTCTGCGCCGCCCGAAAGCACCACCGCGTCAAAGTTTTCCTGCAAGGACTGGAACGAGATATCGACGCCAACTTCCTTGCTGGTTTTGAACGTCACCCCTTCGGCTTCCATCTGCT from Erythrobacter sp. SCSIO 43205 includes these protein-coding regions:
- a CDS encoding carbohydrate porin, whose translation is MKIGRQCAGAARGIFGMCVGLAASGALAQSQSSQIEAPPMSEGDPALAVPAAPSYPPATVVAHTPGTKQNGPKDFELEVLASQFLEAPIAGDARTVAQYGGRVDGYFRLRSSAFGGPSNLSLKLRPEYRWGEDTIGEIGLIPNNALMFQPGDRGRFDVSASLEYKWDSGAALEVGKLNLLEQTRKIPIIQSNGHIGFQNLGFVLPPSGIAPNTVTGAMLNVPTNKVIYRLWVFDVDSQYQRSGLEDPFDNGVMFLAGATFMPKVGGKPGFYTAVLLGSNRDDFARDILPAALTPPAGGSFGDESGELAVQLSGYQFIETYPEAPGKGWGIMARFQASAGDPTFLDYSGYLGMSGNPRFRPQDRFGIAAFSYSLTNELVDDIAFRLGIEDEVGMEAFYTYQFHKQFAISGNVQVVDSAVAARSTGVTVGARLTAQF
- a CDS encoding glutamate synthase subunit beta, producing MGKDTGFLEIERRERDYIEPAKRLENYREFVVQPDDETLSAQASRCMDCGIPYCHNGCPVNNMIPDWNHLVYENDWKNALDVLHSTNNFPEFTGRICPAPCEASCTLNIIDQPVTIKSIECAIIDRGWKEGWVTPQIPEKKTGKSVAVVGSGPAGMACAQQLARAGHSVTLFEKNDRIGGLLRYGIPDFKMEKHLINRRCQQMEAEGVTFKTSKEVGVDISFQSLQENFDAVVLSGGAENARQLEIPGAELNGVRLAMEFLTQQNKRNAGDEESRAAPRGSLKATGKHVIVIGGGDTGSDCVGTSNRQGAASVTQLEIMPKPPEKEDKAMTWPHWPLKLRTSSSHEEGVERDWAVLTKRVVGDGEKVTGLECARVEWVKDENGQQQMREIVGSEFTLKADLIFLAMGFVGPVKAGLLDQSGVDLDQRGNVAADTQSYATSVENVFACGDMRRGQSLVVWAIREGRQCARAVDEALMGVSELPR